gtctttctctgtctctgtggtggataatggagtgtttcccatgtggtactggtgtgctggatttcccgtCCCAAGGTGCTTTAcgtttttcctcattgaattgtagcagccactttttgttccattcctgtagcttgacgtcttcttgtaggaaatccgcattcatgGGGTTAATTAACGAAGAGAACCGAAAATCAACGCACCGCCCTCCATGCTGctccttcttcgccttcctcgCCCACCccagcagctcctcctcctccaggctccACCGTGATGGCGCTGGGACGCGGACACGAAGACATCCTGATAGATCCTCCTGCAGCGGGAAATAAGAGAGCTGAGGCAACAGACCTTACCTAaccaatgacgatgatgatgttattattattgttattattattatcattactattattattactgttattatatcATTGTTAGacttctattatcattatcatcatcgttatttaATTATACTACTACGagcactactactagtactactatagtctactactactactactactaataataataataataatgataatagtaaaaataataataataataacaataataataacagtaatgataataataataaatcggtCAATCATTCAAATGGCGTGTATGTGGGtgttgtgtgtatttacctatttgtatagTCTACAGCTAAACTCTACAATAGTCCTgtttccatatctacattcatccagcctatgtgtgtgtgtgtgtgtgtgtgtgtgtgtgtgtgtcagccgcgGAACCTAAATAGCTAATCAGAACACTTATGCCCGACAGAAGGTTAGTAAAGCTTTATAAAAACAGTAGAGGTTGCTCAAAGGTTAAAGCTCTTTTTTATGCTTTACTGAAGgaatacatagatatacataaatacacataaatatacataaatatcGCTTTTCACACACGGGCTCCCCAAGCAGGGTTCATTATCTACAGTAAGCTTTGGGAAaatttacaacaataaatatttcaattcaagctTTGGGAAACTTCCTTGATACAAGGTACTAAAGCCGtggcaggggaggggggagaaacaAGTTTTTTAAGGAGTGGGGCTGGTCACGGTGGGCTGGAAAATCCTGCGGGAGCCTTAGAGCTGCCTGGCGCTGTCATGGGTGTTGGTATAGAGCGCTGGCTAGATTTAGGACTGTCTTTGAAGGTTTTGGCGAGGGAATGTTGTGAAGGCTTTTAGCGTGTGGCGGAGTAAAACGGGCAGGTGTGTATCTCTCCCGACACAAATAGGCTATTCAATCAGGTCGGGAGATGGGGGGCGGAGAAGGGCGGGGGCGAGTGTCACACCTAAGGAGTCTAGTGAAGTGTTTTTCAAATTCATTTTACTTCGAACCCGTCTTACTTCAAGCGTTGCCTTCTATCACACCCCGTCTTGAAGCCCCATGACAGCACTAACTTAAGAGCGGTGTGCCTCGGCCATACGTGTTTGGCTATCAACTATTTACGAAGAAGTGGAGATCTAGAGAGTAGTCTGTCACCGACCCATGTTCAGAAATACTGGCACAGAGACTTTCCGACACTCTCTTTAGTCACGCCCTGCCGTATGTGGGGCGGGGCGGCACTGTGTAGGGAAGGAACAGTCGGGCGGGGCGCGGGTGGTGGGCGTTTACGATGTGGATGAGATCTGGCTTGAGCGCCGCGCTGCCCACCAGGAAGCCGTCCACGTCGGGGAGGCGCGCCAGCTCCTGACAATTTGCCGCCGACACTGACCCCGAGTAGATGATGCGTGTGTTCTCCGCCACCTTGACCCCCACGTTGAGCCTCAGCCACCGCCGCAGCAGGGAAAGCACCTCCTGCACCTGCCCCGGGGTGGCCAGCACACCCGTCCCGCTGGCCCACAACGCCTTGAAGGCTAACACTACTCGTGACCAGTCCGTCACGGCGGATGCCAGGGCCTCCATCTGCGTGGCCAGCGCCTCCTCCGTCAGGCCGTGCAGGCGGTCCTCCGTGCGCTCCACCACGCACGCCACGACCTGCACAGGAGTGGAGGCAGTGCTAAGCGTGTGAGAGGGAGTAGTGGGGAGGGTTTGGGGTGAGGGGTGGGATAGATTCCATTCGTTTGTTTGGTTCATAAAGAAGAGATAGCCGGAAGGCAGCTGTAGATTAATGAAGCCTTGATCAATTCACAATAGTTCTCTGACCTACTCTGGCGGGGGGATGAGTGAGGAACAGTGATGAATACGTGTACGTGGTGTGTCATAGAAATgtgataaacaagaaaaaaaatagagagagagagagagagagagagagagagagagagagagagagagagagagagaaatactggcACACACCACTCACCTTTGACCCGGCGTTGAGGGCGTGAGTGACCTTTTCGGCAATGAGGTAATCAGTCTCCCCGAAGACAGTGCGTCGCTCGGGGTGGCCCAGGATGACCCAGTCCGCGCCACACTCCTGCACCATGCCTGGGGACAACTCGCCGCTGAAGTTGCCTCGCGCCACCTGCCGGAACACCAAGGCCCTGCGTGAGTGCCTGCAGGCACCGGTACTTGACGAGTGTTTGCACTGCTTGGTGACTATCACCACAACTGGCAGCCGGCAGCAGAAGCTATTTCTTCACAaccattctcatttttctttttatatgatTTCAAAGGCTATAGGTCGGTAGCAGTAGGCTTTTATCAAAGAATGGTAAAGTTGACTTTGAGTTGAACTTGAGGGGTATAGGGACTGAAAAGTTTGAGGAATCCAGAGAGCGTGTATATACACTTATAAGGAGACGGAGCTCAGCCTCACCTTGTAACAGTTTTGGGCGGCGAGACCCACGTGGCTGGGCAGCAGCTGGCGGACGGAGGACAGGTAGCAGGAGGGGCAGCCCACCACGAACTCTGGAGCGAGAGAAAAGGACATAGCTACATGTAATATTTATTTTccacggtaaaaaaaaaatagctaaaaaGGCTCTATAAATAATGATATACGAAGAGAAGTCCCCCAACTGCGCTTTCTGCAAACACATCTTGATACTTCCCTCTCGAAAGAGTTTGAgtcgaaggaaagagaagatgcgGAAGAATAAAAGCTGTTTCAGGGTCTTGTTTTAGGTTTATCTGAACATAAGGTAATTTTGTGCGGTCTACCTGTCTCGCGGTCGAGTTTGGCTTCTGAAAGGAGTCTGGACAAACTTTCGATGCGAGAAGCGTTGACATTCATTTTCCAGTTGCCGAGAACGAAGAACCGCCTGGACGGAGCCATGATGAGAGGATCAAAGTGCTGCAGGGTACCCGGGAAAGGACGCGATGCCTGCGTGCTGGCTGCGGGAGTGTGCATGAGGCCCAGCGCAGCACTCCGTCTTTTATATACCGTGAGAGAGCCAGAGAGGAGTCAATGTTTTCCTACAACGCGGTACACGGTGACGCATTTCCAGTCTCCCCGTCCGCTTCCGAGTATCCCGCCCCGCGCATGACGTCAGCATGGAAAAGGTCAGGGGTCAGTGTTGCCAAACTAGCGCGAAATGCGCTAGTTCTAGCGCTGTTGCTGACCAGGAGTGGCTGTAGGAGCACCCTTGCCTCCACAACAAGGGGCTCAAGGAATATAAAAACAAAGCCCTCAAGgacctgttgctgaccagtgatgcccaggggcgggattcatcataccatttaccggacctctgtaggcagcacaggcaggcaggctgacaggtgagggcaagtgacgacaggtgagggcaggtgacggcaagtcaccttacactaagcactcttggtcacttcccttcgtacacttatatactccacccagcactgagctctgtccctctgtgcactttgcctccactgaatttcctttcctattttcttcccctgcttgagcgccgccatgcgtgttcacctccgccagcttgttttatctccgccagctcatgtaaatccggttccagagtaatcccccgccacacagtaagttaggggacccggggcaatacctaaatgagtgttacctcatgtaataatctgatcattCTTGCCTGCAtaatttacctctgacaaaatgaacACTGCAGAGTccagatgaagcagacggccgccagttttccctcctcacagctgctatccacttgccccgctcttctggattcgctggaaatctataaaatgacacagcatctctcccttgttggttagaacatccaaccgcacaacatacgtatcccatgacgaacacacagagcacttgtgcagtcgccaccaaggtttgctttgttAAGTGACTACctccactgaccaccaagatggccgtgcaagcccgcgctacccccgcagcactaatgacgtcagctgcaaaacttCTATAGACGCTGTCGACTTTCATCCATACGTGTATATAtagattccccgcaagtgggGATCCCAGATTGACGTCTATATATagagaggttttgcagctgacgtcattagtgggggtgcgggggtagcgcgggcctgcacggccatcttggtggtcagtggtggtgtcACTTaacaaagcaaaccttggtggaggctgcacaagtgctctgtgtgttcgtcatgggatacgtatgctgtaatcacttaacacaaatgatgctgaaggtcctgccatttgcccgcgggtagtgacttggggatcgggcacacgtggtgcgtctgctcactctgctggggaggtgaccaccagcgggttttcagacgacgcacaaggtgcagacgacgctatttcgtgatgtcactgcaaaacctctatagacTGCTGCAAAACTGATCAAAcatttgaatctatatatagatgttatttaagtttgattggttagatgtatattgatatatttatatgaaggtttagattctgtatcagtgcaatcactgacagtagatgagtcagaatcatcaaaatcatccaaaaaatcagcatctatatatatcctcagctaccaaagAAGTCATTTCTCCCGGCTTAAGAGGTCTCTttctccttgacatgatagactattaataaaatgaaataggaaaaaaatgcataaattccCAGTGTTAGCTGATGGGCAAGCACACCCACCACCGACAAAGCACAAGcggtgactgtccttgagaggTAAATGCAATGTCGGTAATTGTCAGGGGGTTTAAGATGCCAAATaacgatttattttgttaattttgttagtaGTAAGGAATCGTCTATATACAGACCATGCTACAGTCTAGTGTGGGCAAATAAGAGcaatcgtctatatatagacgcgcCGACAAAAATCCCAATTTCGAAACGTCTATATATGAATCCTCCCCCGGGAAGGGGTTAGAAAATTAAtcaataaatagtaaataaataaatagaaatgtgaaataaaatacaataattaaaaaaaaagtctttgAACGTTGATAGGCCTATATATATAGGTAAAGGCAGTCATGACTCAGCTCTAGCTAGTGTCAGCTGCATGGATTTGATGACTTACATGAGTTTTTTCATACGTGTGCCTTCTCTGTA
The nucleotide sequence above comes from Eriocheir sinensis breed Jianghai 21 chromosome 65, ASM2467909v1, whole genome shotgun sequence. Encoded proteins:
- the LOC126987548 gene encoding triosephosphate isomerase-like; translation: MHTPAASTQASRPFPGTLQHFDPLIMAPSRRFFVLGNWKMNVNASRIESLSRLLSEAKLDRETEFVVGCPSCYLSSVRQLLPSHVGLAAQNCYKVARGNFSGELSPGMVQECGADWVILGHPERRTVFGETDYLIAEKVTHALNAGSKVVACVVERTEDRLHGLTEEALATQMEALASAVTDWSRVVLAFKALWASGTGVLATPGQVQEVLSLLRRWLRLNVGVKVAENTRIIYSGSVSAANCQELARLPDVDGFLVGSAALKPDLIHIVNAHHPRPARLFLPYTVPPRPTYGRA